The genomic stretch GAGGGCACAAGAGGAAGAATCAGGATCAGTTTGGACACTCATGGCCATCTCAGAGGCCGAGGATAGGAACCTCACAGTTTCAGCAGCAGAAGCCTCGTAGCTACCCTTCTCAGTCGTAGCAGTACAGGAACACCGGTGGAGGAAGTGGAAGTTCTGGTACTTGGAAGCCAAGGCCCCAGTAGCCTACCGCTCTTGAGTGTGCAAAGTCAATTGTCTGCTACACGTGCCGTCAGCCCGGGCACAAGTTATTTGAGTGTCCACAAAAGACCTAGGCTGGAGGACAGAACCGCACCAACTAGTACTAGACGCCAGCCAACACACCCACACCAGGAGACCCCAGCAGAGGAACCCGGCAAGGACCACACCGCCACCTACCCGAGGGCGCTTGAACCACTTGACAGCCGAGGATGCTGCAACAGCCCTAGACGTTTGTgccggaaccgcccaaattaaatTAGCTCAAGTGCACTAACCACCATCTTAATAGTTAATCTGGTCACACGCACTTAAAACGGTGTAATCCGACAGTCCGTCGAGTCAAGCCCGATTCAACCACTGAATACCTCGATCGAAacaacatgcaacaagtctcacacgaaggtgagcgcagAAGATACAACATGGAATTTCACTTTACATACATAGagttcttaattaatttataaatCGAGTTTGAAATTTATAAAATATTACAAGTCAAAGTTCTTAAATAAAACACAATGAAAGTCTAAACGTTAAAGCGCGAATAACAATacatgacgacatgagtagcccACCACATATCATCTAACACGAGACCACCTCAAGGCGAGGTCGGAGACCACTCAACCAACCACCCTTCAGGTAAAGGACGGCCATCCCAAAGTTAACCGGCAACCAACTCTATCATTTCTTCACTAAACCTGAAAATAAACaacaaagcaaggctgagtatactaatactcaacaagacttacccaactatggtatatacttagccgactcctagtatgcaaggcctttggctgaggggtttgttttgccagaAAGCAAGtaagagtggatccttactttcaagttttagcatccaatttaaagttgagctaaccattctaaatgagcaacattttcaaaaccTTTCAGTTTGGAAAAAACAATTAATTAGATAACAACCTCAACATCATTTCACATTTTCTTTCATTCCACTCCTTACTACGATGTGATGcagtgatcaaggttctcttaaccgAGAGTGGTGGCGAATCGATTCGATTTATTAACCTTGCAAGTTGGACCTATACACACGGCACATGCATGCCCCGTCGAGCCACATATAGCAAATGGTTCCCTTAAAGAGCGATGACAGATGCGAACTCCTACGACCCTTGAGTGGTAATCCCCACCGGTACCTCCTCGGGCCAACCATGAGTTACTGACTAGCACACGAACAGGAAATAAGACTAACTCAATCTACAATCGCGCCAtaaggtactaggttttaccGACACAAACTGAGCGCAACCAACAACACTAACTTCAATTCATTTCTATCTCCGCCTGGTCTCAAACTTTTCTTTGTTTAGTGATTCATTCTCACGTAACTTGCCATAAGTATTGAAAGGTCCTATGTCTCGCGagcgacaggcaatcactcaacttctatcgttcttaattaagcatggcacttctatcgacctacacatactagtatttgaacttgggagtcctagggatcatgcaactaaggttccaTTCAACTCAtaggaacttaatgcataaagtAAACATGTATTTAAGATAATTGCATAATTTTGAAATTAGGGATCATGCTCCGGTGCTTGCCCTCGAGACTAGCCTTGGACTCTTCCGAACTCTGGTTCAGGTCTTCGGATGCTTCAACTTGAGAGTCTTCGAGCTGCTCTTTATCTAACGCGGCGATCAATTCATAAAGACCGTCGACTAGCGGGTTATCTACATGAAAATTTAtatgtatgagttgattgaaaggTGATGACACCTGCAAGAAGTTGAGTTTAGAGGgtgcagcaactcaatcatacaaGATTACGAGATCAAGTAGAGCATAAAAATGCATTGCTCTCTACACAAGAAATATGCTTAGGGCTACAACTATAGCAATACTCGCTAGAGACCAAACAAACGGCATATTGCTCTCTACACAAGAAATATACTTAGGGCTACAATTATAGCAATACTCACTAGAGACCAAACAAAAGGCACATGCAAGTAACCATAATGATTTTGCCAGCGAACTTTTCAAAGATGAATGTCCTGCTGATAAAGCGCATAAAAGAATAAATTTATTAGCCTGTAATTCTAGTAGCAATTATCTTTAATAAACAAACCAACTCTCAACATGGATAAATGTTCAGGAAGCCTCTGTTGGTATATGGACATGAATGATTTATAAGAGCTTTCTCCCAACACAAGAAATTTATTCCAAAAAGTTTAGCTTGATTGGATTACTacagaatttattaaaaatcaaacatggttAAACTGCACATATTAAGAAGGGATTAcaactagagttctatcatcaTTTTAGTGCTACAAACTTTCCATAATAGTTCTAAACACTAGATTATATTACTCTGAATTTATCAAGATTTTATGAGCACAAgaattatttattttaaaataaggagattaaacaacatgcattttaatAAGCAATAAAAgcacatatttcacaagaatAAGTATTTTTACTAGGTAAATTTGGGCATCGGGAATCCAACAAAATTTTATTCGCTTTTTTATCTTCTTTCTAAGATTTTATAtggatttccaaagtttcaaccTCTTCAAACAAAAACTAAATACTAAAAAAACAACTACTTATGTGGATACACCCTCGGAAACAGTCTTTAACCTCAGCTCAGCCCTTCCTTTTACACTAAAACCCCCAGATCTAGCACTTAGGTCCTTGGAAGTTTTCCACCTTCATACTTAAACCCAACACTTAACGGAAAACCCCCTGAACTTCTAATTTCTTAACACCCAACACCCCCACCGTCTTACTCCCCAAGCTAGCTCATGACTGGCGGCGACGGCAcaccggtggcggtggcgcaccAGCACGGGCGCGGTGGCACCTTCCCCACCCCATTGACTACCCCTTCGCCTTACACATGACCTGGCACACCTTCTCCCCCTCTTTTCTCCTCAAGACTCTAACCCTGGCCTAGCCCTTGACTAATGGAGGCGCACGGCCGGCATCATGCTTGGGATTGAGCATGGCAACTCGAATGGTTTGACTCAACGGCGAGCGCATCACGGTCGGGAGCTCACCAAAGCTCGGTTTTGGTTGTTTGTTGGAGTGGAGGAGTCGATGGTGAGGTGGGTGGTGGCGGGTAGCGGTAGGGAAAATAGAGGGATGGAAGGAGGGAGAAGATGAATGGTGACGAGTGGGCCCACGCCAATTTTTGAAAATAACTTCCCCCTTCAAAAGTGCAAGGTGCACCTGGTCAAAAATCCCCCAAAAATAcccattggaaagataaaattaaGAACAAATAGAAGCTTGAAACCACTGCAGAGCTCAATAGGTTTGCACaaaatttgaaaaggaaaatagTTCAAAATTAAGACTTCACTTAATTTTTATCACTATCACAGCTCACCCAaaaattaagcaaaaatttTGTAAATTTGTCATTTTCcatcaagtatttaaataaaataaaaggagccAAAGTTATATTGCAAAAACTGAAATTTCTTCACATAGTTGCATTTAAACAATAGATGTCAATTTATCGGAGTTTAAACTGATGCAATGACATGATGCTCATTATGCACTAATGAAGTTCTCTAATCCTAAGATTAATACCCGAGGTGTTACAATGTTTCCCTCGGTGAGTTCCTTGTTGATTCAGTCAAACCTAAAGTTTTGTTCGATAGTGGTGCCAAGTTTTCTTATGTTTCAACCAAGTTTGTGAAAGAACAGTCTCTCCCCACTACACCTCGACCAAGGCCTATTATAACCATTTCTCACTTCGGAGAAGTAAGGAGCACCCTAGAGTGCAAGGCAATTCCGCTGATGATCGAAAAGTAGCAGTTCCTAGCAGACCTGACAGTACTAAAGTCCTCAGGCATTGATGTGATtttgggaatggattggatggccaAGCATAAGGGACTGGTCTCGTGTAACCCCCGATTTGTCAGGTTGGAACATCCAAGCAGAGTTCAAGTATAGTTTGAGTCGTTATATCCCAAGACAGCCCCGATGCTATGCAACATGAATCCCAAGACTATCAGAGAGGTACCTGTGGTGTGTGAGTTCCCAGACGTGTTTCTAGAAGAGCTTACAAAACTACCCTCAGATTGGGATGTGAAGTTTGTGATTGAGCTGATACCTGACGTAGGACCGGTAGCACAGAGGCTGTACCAGATTTCGATCGACGAACTGGATGAACTAAAGAAGCAATTGAAGAAGTTGCTAGAGCAAGGATTTATCCTATCGAGTGCTTCACCTTGGGGTTCGCTTATTCTATTTGTGAGAAAGAAAGATAGGTCAATGagaatgtgtgtggattaccgactccatgaccatcaagaataagtacccgtTGCCACGGATTGATGATTTGCTTGACCGGCTTAGAAAAGCTAAgtacttctccaagattgacTTGAGGTCAGGATAGCACCAAATGAAGATTCGAGAAAGTGGCATATCCAAGACCACCTGATATGGATTGTTTGAGTTCGCAGTGGTATCTTTCAGCTTGACCAACGCACCAGTATATTTCATGAACCAGATGAATAAGATCTTTATGGaggagttggacaagtttgtggtagtATTCATTGACGATATTCTGATCTACTCAAAGATAGCAGAAGAGCACAAGGAGCACCTTCGGATCGTGCTAGAGAGGTTACGACAACACCAACTTTACACTaagttcagcaagtgtgagttaTGGATGGAGGAAGTTGCCTTCCTAGGGCACGTGTTGTCAACAAAGGGTGTAGCCGTTGACCCCGCTAAGATTGAAGTAGTCACAGAGTGGGAGCAGCCTTGCAACATGATAGAGATCAGGAGCTTCCTTGGATTGGCAGGATACTACCGGAGGTTTATTGAGAACTTTTCCAAGAAAGCCAAACCCATGACTGAGCTACTGAAGAATAATGTGAAGTTTGTGTGGTCTGAAGCTTGCGAGAAGAGCTTTCAGGAGCTTAAGTCGAGACTTACCACCAACCCAGTACTAACCTTACTGGATATCAAGAAGGACTTTGTGGTGTACTGCGACGCTTCCAAGCAAGGGTTAGGATGTGTGTTGATGCAGGAAGGAAAGGTCGTGGCCTATGCGTCTAGACAGTTAAAGAAGCATGAGGAGAACTATCCGACACACGATCTGGAATTAGTAACCGtagtgcatgctctcaagatttggaggcactaCCTGATCAGCAACAAGTGTGAGATCTACGCTGACCACTAGAACTTAAAGTACTTCTTCATACAGTCCAAGctgaacatgaggcaaaggaGATGGCTGGAGCTAATCAAGGATTACGAGTTGGAGATTTACTACCACCCCGGTAAAGCCAACGTAGTAGCCGATGCTCTAAGCAGGAAGGCCGATTGCAATACCCTGATGGTGAAGGAAGAGCAACCTGCCCTGTATGAAGAGAGGAAGAAACTTAAGCTGGAAATCATTGAGCATGGACAGCTGTGTGAACTACAAGTgagatttcctttttttttcatggaaATCATCTAGCCTAGATACTGCAACTTTAAATCTTAAACAGTGtagatttccttttttttcatggATTAATTGGAGGATATCTTGTGCTTTGAATTTAGGATTTTGGACCGAAGTATCTTGAATACATGCTGTCTTTTATTTATAGCACAGTATATAATGCATTATGCATTCCACTGGAAAAACGCAATTGTTTGGTGTTTATGAATCATGGTCAAAATGTGATTGTGCCTCTGCCCTTATACTTGTCGTGACAATCATATGTATGAAACGAGCGAGgtatgcaaatatgcaatgcaagagtatAGCGTATAGATGATACTTCAAATCCCTGTATCTTTCATATAAATTTAAGTCCATAtgcaaactactccctccatcccaaattactatttgttttgattttctaaatacatagcttttgctatgcatctagtaAAACATATgtacctaaaaaagctaaaatgaatagtaatttaggacagaGAAGGGAATAGCAAGGAAATTTGTAGTTTCTTATGCCAACACTTTAATTACCTCCTTTTTTTGTGTACAACTGCAAATCAGTCAAAGAAAACATGTACCAAGACCCTGCTGCCATCCTAAAACCCAAAGAAACATGTACCTAGACCGTACTCAAAGATCATCTTATTCAACTCGTCCCGCATGCATTTACCCAGCATATGAAACTATGAAAGGACTGTTATGCCACCCAACTATCCGTGCATACACGGGCTAAGTTCTTTCCACCTAGAGGgtgctcatttttttttgaacggacGGCAAGAGCCTAGAGGGTGCTCATCAATATGAACTCCGATCCTGTCAAGCTGGAGTGTGCTGATCACTGGGAGTAAGCTCCGTTAGGCAGAGCCACCGGCCTGAGCTCGCCTCCATGGAGGAAGCTGGAGTACCACTTCGCCGAATGCCTCTGATATCTTGTCCTTGCCGGCGAGTTGAATTCGACACCATAGACACCGAACCGGACGCGGTAGCCGAATAGGTACTCGAACACGTCCAGGAATGACCACACGAAGTAACCCTGCACATTTGATCCGTTCCTGTGTGCAAGAGAGTGATAAGATTTCAGAGCAAATATGGCATCGATTTCAGATAGTTTCATGCTCTGTCGTATCAGTTTCAGAAGGTTTCATGACCGTCACTTGCAGAGTTGAGTGATATTGATGTATCGGTACCTGATGGAATGAAGTGTGGCTTCGATGTAATCCTGCAAGAACTGAGTCCTGAACTCATCGTCATAGGTGTTTGCTCCGGATGGATCAGGTTGTCCAGCAGCTCCTGGTGTGACCGAGATGAATGTGAAATATGAGTATAGTGAAACGTTGCCCATTTCTTAGCACAGTATTTCAGGGTATCATCGTGTCCCAAATTACCATTTTCGTGGATCATCACAGCAGGGTTCTTGTATTTCACTTGGAGATGATTCAGCATTTTCTTCAGAGCCCAGGGGGTCGATTTCATAAAATCGTTCGTCAACCCGAACGGAAACTGGTTATTTGACTTGAGGAATGGCACTGCAAAAATTGAACTAGCTAGGTTAATGCATTCTCCATTGTATTCTGATGCATGAGAAAATCAAGGTCCTAAGATTCTTACTGTCGTATGCCACTGCTGCATCACACATATAATCTCTCAATTTCTGATCCAGTCGGCTAAGATCAGCTTTCACGTAGACGGCAACGTAGTGGTTAAATCCGACAAAATCAAAAGATCCTTTCACTCTTTTCCTCTCTTCATCGGTGAAGGACGGTAGCCTGGCTCCAACATTCTTCCTCATCACAGGAGGGTAGTCTCCATACACCATAGGATGCATGAACCTATATGATGAGCACATATTTTACATGCAGTTACACGATATAGTTGTTTGCATGAGACTTGAGATCCAGAGTGGATCTAACCATCCAATGTGGAAGTCATTCATCCTTGCAGCTGCTGCTACATCATCAGGAGTTTCCGTGGCGGGCTCATACCACCAACCAAGCAAAGTAAGACCAATCCGTCCTCCTTGCTCAGCCTGATCAGAGaggaacaaaacaaaacaaaacaaaatatcaTGTCTGCAAAAATGCTTTGTCCTGAAACAATGGCAGTTCGGCTCTGAAAGGATATGGCAACAGCTCAAACCTGGTACTTCTCTCTATATAGGGACACTGCTGAGGCATGTGCAAGCAGAAGGTGGTGTGCTACTACGTATGGCTCCGTGGTGGAGTTGCCTTCCTCACAAGCGAATAAGCCAAAGGGGAATGAGCATCGCCGTGGCGGTAGCATTCCTTGGTCGTATCCACCAATTGGTTCGATGTTAGGCTCGTTGACAGTGCTCCAGTACTTCACTCTGTCGCCGAAGTTCTTGAAGCACACATCTGCATACGCTGTGAAGTCCTCTCTGCATCAAGGCACATAACCCAAAGGCCAATGTCACTTCACCTCTCATGGATGTCGTGGCAGTAAGGTtaagagtttttttttgaaataaaagtaAGGTTAAGAGTTAGGAGGCAATAAGAAAAGTACATGAATCTAGGACTAAGCAGTCCGTTGTACTCATCTTGAAGAGCCTGAGGAAAATCAAAATGATAGATCGTTACATGAGGCTGTATTCCTACATACACAGAGAATATTGCATCATATATATTGCCAGAATTGGATAATTTAGTAATAGATCAGATTGGTAAAAGACTCGAAGGTAAATACCGTAACTAAGGAGTTCATCTATTAGATTGTTGTAGTACTCCAGTCCCTTTGGATTGATAGCTCCACGACCATCTAATAGAGTAACAATTGAAAAATTTAGCAACCAAAGCAGTCAGGCCAgaattttcaaaaaagaaaaagtggAGCACATAAAAGAAACACATGCCAAATTTCCCGAACCACACTTTCTAGTATTCAAGCGGTTCAGTGGCTTCGATACTGAATGTAAGGCCCTACCAGGAATAAGTCGAGGCCAGGCAATTGACATCCTGTATGCATCGACACCCATCTCATGCAAAATCTTTACATCTTCCTGTCATCAAAACGTAAAATATCCATCTCTGTTAGTCTAACGCTTTTCTATATGAAAAGAATATATATCATTTTAGCAGCACTGTTACGTTGCTTGACAACTTACCTTGTACTTGTGATACTGATCTGCAGTTACGTCACCTGTCGCATTGTCAACAGAATAGCCTGGGAAAATTTAGCAAACCTCTTGTTAGCATTAAGAAGCCGAAGTGTACATAATAGATTCAGAATAACTGACCACCAAAAGATCAAACTAACCTCCATGTGTGAATGTGTCCCATATGCTAGGCTTCCTTCCATCCTCTGCAACTGCACCTTCAACCTAAACAAATGAGGTGACCAGCTCAGTAAACATTCACTAGTTTTTTAGGTGAAATAAAAATAGGCTTTTAGACATTTTGTATGAGTTGACAATCGATTTTTGCTGTACTCAACGCACTACTCTTCCAACCCTGGACACTTCCCTGTACTCTACTGTTATACAATTGATAGTTTTCCGTCAGAACAATACCATATTACTAAAAACAAGATCAATTTCAAACTCCTTACTTAAGCCAAAATAGTGACTGGTGAGAAGTGAGAACCCCGTAACCCAATGCGACTCTTCCAGCATCAGAACTCCAGTCCATCTACGCCGAAGTCTTTCAAGTGGCATGACTTCATCGCAAATTGCACAGATCAAGACAGTTCAACAAAAACTGCCAGGCAGAGATAGTAGCCACAAGACTAACCAGCAATCCAGTGGCATCTAGCTGAGTATGggggagcaaaaagaaaaagaaaagaaaactgtgCCAAAATGACATATCGCTTGTTGAAATTCATGGACAAACATGTCCTTCTGGGTAAACTCCAAGAGCAGCAACCACCAACAGCTGTGGCCAGTGCCTTGTTTCCTGTGGGAGCACGGCTGCATGTGGtggtggtgagtggtgacctGCTAGATGACAGGTGGAGTACTGATTCTACCAACGGAGAGCAGACAGACACATGTCCCGGTCAGAGTTCAGCAAAAATCTACGCTTCTAGAAGGAGCATGGGCTCTTCTTGTTGCACAAGATGCAAGCGTTGCAATCGGCATAGTTATTATAAGGATGGGACTAAGAGATGGAGTGAAGGGACTTCAGCTGCCGGCTGCTTTGGTCGATAAAAACGAAGGAGCAAAGTATATAGTTCAGGGGGTGCTGGATCTTGCAGTTTAGTCCatatcatatcgaatattcgaaagctaattagaaagactaaatatg from Setaria italica strain Yugu1 chromosome II, Setaria_italica_v2.0, whole genome shotgun sequence encodes the following:
- the LOC106804165 gene encoding uncharacterized protein LOC106804165; its protein translation is MTIKNKYPLPRIDDLLDRLRKAKYFSKIDLSLTNAPVYFMNQMNKIFMEELDKFVVVFIDDILIYSKIAEEHKEHLRIVLERLRQHQLYTKFSKCELWMEEVAFLGHVLSTKGVAVDPAKIEVVTEWEQPCNMIEIRSFLGLAGYYRRFIENFSKKAKPMTELLKNNVKFVWSEACEKSFQELKSRLTTNPVLTLLDIKKDFVVYCDASKQGLGCVLMQEGKVVAYASRQLKKHEENYPTHDLELVTVVHALKIWRHYLISNKCEIYADH
- the LOC101784113 gene encoding beta-glucosidase 31 yields the protein MGKAVGCGVVLLLLAAVLVQAALAEAVTRADFPPGFVFGVGSSAYQVEGAVAEDGRKPSIWDTFTHGGYSVDNATGDVTADQYHKYKEDVKILHEMGVDAYRMSIAWPRLIPDGRGAINPKGLEYYNNLIDELLSYGIQPHVTIYHFDFPQALQDEYNGLLSPRFIEDFTAYADVCFKNFGDRVKYWSTVNEPNIEPIGGYDQGMLPPRRCSFPFGLFACEEGNSTTEPYVVAHHLLLAHASAVSLYREKYQAEQGGRIGLTLLGWWYEPATETPDDVAAAARMNDFHIGWFMHPMVYGDYPPVMRKNVGARLPSFTDEERKRVKGSFDFVGFNHYVAVYVKADLSRLDQKLRDYMCDAAVAYDMPFLKSNNQFPFGLTNDFMKSTPWALKKMLNHLQVKYKNPAVMIHENGAAGQPDPSGANTYDDEFRTQFLQDYIEATLHSIRNGSNVQGYFVWSFLDVFEYLFGYRVRFGVYGVEFNSPARTRYQRHSAKWYSSFLHGGELRPVALPNGAYSQ